Proteins from a genomic interval of Enterococcus faecium:
- a CDS encoding DNA translocase FtsK, translated as MAQKKRPTKKRKKTKKTKKQKQQQEQMLTIGVGFALILFAVFGFLKLGFLGILIANGFRIIAGNTYQILCLLLAVLGFWIVIKNTEFSIGKNRRWFGGILFYFGILLLLHAHLFGKLHTGEPNIMGTTWDLLASDIKQSQVDNNVGGGMIGAILYHFTYFLIAQPGSYLAAVLLLAGGAFLFSNLEGYQLLNGIQSIGERVQELLEGDPAKQARKQAAKEERMKQRAEAKEARRLAAKEAAEKEAAEYEKKKAVSQQRENTADEWQEPENTEPEQLSFVPIDSFQENIHPANLEKPVPDTPKQTNTAEGFSDELPEDDGTSLEFEIEAEQENQDYELPTVDLLDSIPTVDQSDEYKKIEKNIGVLEQTFQSFGVDAKVVKASLGPSVTKFEVQPAVGVKVSKIVNLTDDIALALAAKDVRMEAPIPGKSLIGIEVPNGKISMVSFREIIEAQPNHPDKLLEVPLGRDVSGRVQTADLSKMPHLLVAGSTGSGKSVAINGIITSILMRAKPHEVKLMMIDPKMVELNMYNGIPHLLTPVVTNPRKAAQALQKVVQEMEERYEKFAATGVRNISGYNEFVQQKNLENGTKHPTLPFIVVIVDELADLMMVASNEVEDAIIRLAQMARAAGIHMILATQRPSVDVITGIIKANVPSRMAFAVSSGTDSRTIIDSNGAEKLLGRGDMLFLPMGENKPIRVQGAFISDHEVERVVQFVTDQQEAHYEEKMMPTDEVETTGAPEQPQDELFEEAKALVVEMQTASISLLQRRFRIGYNRAARLVDELEAHGVVGPSEGSKPRKVFIEQEETSETLPDDNDM; from the coding sequence ATGGCACAAAAGAAACGGCCTACTAAAAAAAGGAAAAAGACGAAAAAAACGAAAAAGCAAAAACAGCAGCAGGAACAAATGCTGACGATTGGTGTTGGGTTTGCCTTGATTTTATTTGCTGTCTTCGGCTTTTTAAAATTAGGTTTTTTAGGAATATTGATTGCAAACGGCTTTCGGATCATTGCAGGAAATACTTACCAAATCCTCTGTCTTTTATTAGCCGTATTAGGATTTTGGATTGTCATTAAGAATACAGAGTTTTCAATTGGTAAAAACCGACGCTGGTTTGGCGGCATACTCTTTTATTTCGGTATCTTATTATTGTTACATGCCCATTTATTTGGCAAACTCCATACTGGGGAACCAAATATCATGGGGACGACATGGGATTTGTTAGCCAGTGATATAAAACAAAGTCAAGTAGACAATAACGTTGGTGGTGGGATGATTGGAGCAATCCTTTATCATTTTACTTACTTCTTGATTGCACAGCCTGGAAGTTATTTAGCAGCAGTGCTATTACTGGCAGGAGGAGCATTCCTGTTCAGTAATCTGGAAGGCTATCAGCTGTTAAATGGTATCCAATCAATTGGAGAACGAGTACAGGAATTATTGGAAGGTGATCCTGCCAAGCAAGCTCGAAAGCAAGCGGCAAAGGAAGAGAGAATGAAACAGCGCGCAGAAGCGAAAGAAGCAAGGCGCTTAGCTGCAAAAGAAGCTGCAGAAAAAGAAGCTGCAGAATATGAGAAGAAAAAAGCGGTGAGCCAGCAAAGGGAAAATACTGCTGATGAATGGCAGGAACCAGAAAATACAGAGCCGGAGCAGCTAAGTTTTGTTCCAATCGACAGTTTTCAAGAAAATATCCATCCTGCGAATCTAGAGAAACCAGTACCAGATACACCAAAACAGACCAATACAGCAGAAGGTTTTTCAGATGAGTTGCCAGAGGATGACGGTACCTCATTAGAATTTGAGATTGAAGCAGAACAGGAAAATCAAGACTATGAATTACCGACAGTTGATTTGCTTGATTCTATACCAACTGTGGATCAAAGTGATGAGTATAAAAAAATTGAAAAAAATATCGGCGTATTAGAACAAACTTTCCAAAGTTTCGGTGTCGATGCCAAGGTCGTCAAAGCCAGCTTAGGACCATCCGTCACAAAATTCGAAGTCCAGCCGGCTGTAGGGGTAAAAGTAAGTAAAATTGTGAACTTAACAGATGATATCGCGCTTGCTTTAGCGGCGAAAGATGTCCGGATGGAAGCACCGATTCCAGGTAAATCACTGATTGGTATTGAAGTACCAAATGGAAAGATCAGTATGGTTTCCTTTAGAGAAATCATCGAAGCACAACCAAACCACCCAGATAAATTACTAGAAGTACCTTTAGGACGTGATGTTTCTGGACGGGTACAAACGGCTGATCTTTCGAAGATGCCTCACTTACTCGTGGCTGGTTCGACTGGTAGTGGGAAGTCAGTAGCAATTAATGGGATTATCACAAGTATATTAATGCGTGCTAAGCCCCATGAAGTAAAACTGATGATGATCGATCCGAAAATGGTTGAATTGAATATGTACAACGGCATACCTCATCTGTTGACGCCGGTCGTGACGAACCCTAGAAAAGCAGCGCAAGCCTTACAAAAAGTAGTACAAGAAATGGAAGAACGATATGAAAAATTCGCGGCAACCGGAGTAAGAAATATTTCTGGTTACAATGAATTTGTTCAACAGAAAAACTTGGAAAACGGAACGAAACATCCAACCTTACCATTCATCGTAGTGATCGTAGATGAATTAGCTGATTTGATGATGGTAGCCAGCAATGAAGTTGAAGATGCGATTATTCGTTTAGCGCAAATGGCTCGGGCAGCGGGGATTCATATGATCCTAGCTACTCAACGTCCAAGTGTGGATGTTATCACAGGAATCATCAAAGCAAATGTACCTTCCAGAATGGCATTTGCGGTATCAAGCGGTACAGATTCTCGGACGATCATTGATTCTAATGGGGCAGAAAAGCTCTTAGGGCGAGGAGATATGCTATTCTTGCCAATGGGTGAGAATAAACCGATCCGTGTGCAAGGAGCATTCATTTCTGACCACGAAGTAGAACGGGTCGTTCAATTTGTTACAGATCAGCAAGAAGCTCATTATGAAGAGAAAATGATGCCGACAGATGAAGTTGAAACGACAGGTGCTCCAGAACAGCCACAAGATGAGCTGTTTGAAGAAGCAAAAGCACTTGTCGTTGAAATGCAAACGGCAAGTATTTCCCTTCTCCAAAGAAGATTTCGGATCGGTTACAACCGAGCAGCACGTTTAGTAGATGAACTGGAAGCTCATGGAGTTGTTGGCCCGTCAGAAGGAAGCAAGCCTCGGAAAGTATTCATTGAGCAGGAAGAAACATCAGAAACGTTGCCGGACGATAATGACATGTAA
- a CDS encoding glycoside hydrolase family 1 protein — MEHKELTSFPKDFLWGSASAAYQVEGAWQEDGKGESVWDRFVRIPGKTFKGTNGDLAVDHYHRYKEDIALMKEQGLKAYRFSVAWTRIFPNGRGEVNQAGLAFYERLIDELIENDIEPMLTLYHWDLPQALQDEYNGWESRQIIEDFTHYAETLFEAFRGKVHYWISLNEQNIFTSLGYLLAAHPPGVTDPKRMYEVNHIANLANASVINKFHELEMPGKIGPSFAYTPNYPIDSNPENVLAAENAEDLMANYWMDVYMWGKYPIAAMRFLEEKGWAPTIEAGDAELLESAKPDFLGINYYQTATNAFNPLNGVGAGKMNTTGKKGSSEETGVPGMYKKVENPFVERTNWDWEIDPEGLRIGLRRITSRYRMPVLITENGLGEYDKLTEDKQIHDDYRINYLQSHVKAIKEAISDGAEVLGYCTWSYTDLLSWLNGYQKRYGFVYVDQDETQEGSLERYKKDSYYWYQKLIEENGENL, encoded by the coding sequence ATGGAACACAAAGAACTTACCTCATTTCCAAAAGATTTTCTGTGGGGCTCTGCTTCTGCAGCGTATCAAGTAGAAGGAGCTTGGCAAGAAGATGGGAAAGGAGAATCAGTCTGGGATCGATTTGTACGGATACCTGGAAAGACATTTAAAGGAACGAACGGTGATTTGGCAGTAGACCACTATCATCGTTATAAAGAAGATATTGCTTTAATGAAAGAACAAGGTCTGAAAGCTTACCGCTTCTCTGTAGCTTGGACACGGATTTTTCCTAATGGACGAGGAGAAGTCAATCAAGCTGGGCTCGCTTTTTATGAGAGATTGATCGACGAATTGATTGAAAACGATATTGAACCTATGTTGACTTTATATCATTGGGATCTTCCACAAGCATTGCAAGATGAATATAATGGTTGGGAATCACGTCAGATCATTGAAGATTTCACTCATTATGCAGAAACATTATTTGAGGCATTCCGCGGGAAAGTCCATTACTGGATTAGTTTGAATGAACAAAATATCTTCACTTCATTAGGTTATTTGTTAGCAGCACATCCGCCAGGTGTGACAGACCCGAAACGAATGTATGAAGTTAACCATATTGCTAATTTAGCAAATGCATCTGTCATCAATAAATTTCACGAGTTAGAAATGCCTGGAAAAATCGGACCAAGCTTTGCGTATACGCCAAATTATCCAATTGACAGTAATCCTGAAAATGTTCTGGCTGCTGAAAATGCAGAAGACCTGATGGCCAATTATTGGATGGATGTCTATATGTGGGGAAAATATCCGATTGCTGCCATGAGGTTCTTAGAAGAAAAAGGATGGGCACCAACGATTGAAGCTGGCGATGCAGAATTGCTAGAATCTGCTAAACCAGATTTTCTTGGGATCAATTACTATCAAACGGCGACGAATGCATTCAATCCATTAAACGGAGTTGGTGCAGGAAAAATGAATACGACAGGAAAAAAAGGTTCATCAGAAGAAACTGGAGTTCCTGGAATGTATAAAAAAGTTGAGAATCCATTTGTCGAACGAACAAATTGGGACTGGGAGATTGACCCAGAAGGATTAAGGATCGGACTGCGTCGTATCACAAGCCGTTACCGCATGCCGGTACTGATTACGGAAAATGGCTTAGGAGAGTATGACAAGTTGACAGAAGATAAACAAATCCATGACGACTATCGAATCAATTACTTACAAAGCCACGTCAAAGCCATCAAAGAAGCAATTTCGGATGGAGCAGAAGTCCTAGGCTATTGCACCTGGTCTTATACAGATTTGCTTAGCTGGCTGAACGGTTATCAAAAGCGATATGGATTTGTATATGTTGATCAAGACGAAACACAAGAAGGATCTTTGGAACGATATAAGAAAGACAGTTATTACTGGTACCAAAAACTGATTGAAGAAAATGGAGAGAACCTTTAG
- a CDS encoding amino acid ABC transporter substrate-binding protein has product MKKTSFLFALIAGLLLFAGCSNKKTSADNWATINEEKKIVIGLDDTFVPMGFRDKDGKLTGFDIDLAKAVFEQYGITVDFQPIDWSMKEFELNNGTIDLIWNGYSKTPAREKKVQFTKPYMENDQVLITPKESGITNFGQMNNKRLGAQNGSSGYDVFTKQPEVLKEIVKNQDAVLYDSFNEALIDLKSRRVDGLLMDKVYADYYLKQRNELEDFNITKGSYESEDFAVGARKSDSTLVKKINEALDQLEKTGEFQKISDKWFGEDVTPRN; this is encoded by the coding sequence ATGAAAAAAACCAGTTTTCTATTCGCTTTGATCGCAGGTCTTCTTCTTTTTGCAGGCTGTTCGAACAAAAAAACTTCAGCAGATAATTGGGCGACTATCAACGAAGAGAAAAAAATCGTTATAGGTTTAGACGATACATTTGTTCCTATGGGATTTAGAGATAAAGACGGGAAGCTCACAGGATTTGATATTGATTTAGCCAAAGCAGTCTTTGAACAATATGGGATTACGGTAGACTTTCAGCCCATTGACTGGTCAATGAAGGAATTTGAACTGAACAATGGAACGATCGATTTGATATGGAACGGCTATTCCAAAACGCCGGCAAGAGAAAAGAAAGTGCAATTTACAAAACCTTATATGGAAAACGATCAAGTGCTGATCACACCTAAAGAATCAGGAATCACAAACTTTGGACAAATGAATAATAAGAGATTAGGTGCGCAAAATGGGTCATCTGGTTATGATGTATTTACGAAACAACCAGAAGTATTAAAAGAGATAGTCAAAAACCAAGATGCTGTTTTGTATGATAGTTTTAATGAAGCATTGATCGATCTGAAAAGCAGACGGGTCGATGGTCTGCTGATGGATAAAGTATACGCAGACTATTATTTGAAACAAAGAAACGAACTAGAAGACTTCAACATAACAAAAGGTTCTTATGAAAGTGAGGATTTTGCAGTTGGTGCACGCAAGTCAGATAGTACATTAGTGAAAAAAATCAATGAAGCCCTAGATCAACTAGAGAAAACAGGTGAATTCCAAAAAATATCCGATAAATGGTTTGGCGAAGATGTTACGCCGAGAAATTAA